The window TGCCCGTCAGAAACTTTTTCAAGCAGCGATTTTCTGAAAAACTCCTGCGCTTCTTTTTTCTTACCGGCATTGTTAGCCATTAAGCCTAAAGCATAATAAAATTCATTTTTTCTGGATCCGTAAGTTCCTTTTTTACTTATTTTTTCCAGATAATCTTTTGCACCTTCATAATTTCCTTTTCCGTTGAATGTTTTAGCAATTTCAATCTGAGATTTTACTTCAAATTCAAAGTCATTAGCATATTTATAAGCGGCTAAAAAACTTTCTCTTGCCAAATCTTGTTTTCCCTGTTCCTGTAAAATTTGACCTCGTAAAAATGCAATTCTGCTTTTTAGTTTTCTGTTTCCGTTCAGTTCAAAAGCGCGGTCTAATTCTTTGATAGATTCTTCTTTTTTACCATTATCCAAAAGAGATTCAGCATAATAAATACTCAACAGTTTATCATGGTCCTTACTTAATTTTTCACTTTTAAGTTTATTAAAAATTTCGTCAGATTTATGATAATTTTTAATTTGTGAATAAGCTAAAGCTTCGTAAATATGAGCTAAAGGAAGTCTTTTATCTTCCTTCATGTGAGTGAAAACATAGTTTAAAGCATCCAAAGCTTTTATTGATTTTCCCTGATAGATTCTAGCTTGAGCAAGAATAATGTAAGCATCAAAAATAGTTTTGTTTTGCTCCTCTCCTTTTCTGATGACAGAATATTTATTAATCGCTTTTAATGCTTTTGCTTCTGCAATTTCTAAAACGGATGCTCCTTTATTTCCTTCAGGATTATTAGGGTTTTGAGACATATTACCTTTGTTTCCAGGCATTCCGGGAGGCATTCCAAGTGTACTTCTTGCATTGTTTTGAGGTCGGTTTACTTCCGCCATCTTCATAGAATTTTCTGCAAATACTGAAGATTGTCCCAAATCACTTCCTAGAGGCTGCTCTTCGTAAGTTAATATGGGAATATAGGGCGCATAAAAATTGTCTTTATGAGCCTTGTCTCTTTCTGTAAACTCACTGTTTAAAGCATCTTTGGCATTAAACAGTGTATTATAATAGGTTGAAAACCCTTTTAAAAACTTTGATCTGGCTTCCGGTTTTTTCACTTTCGTGCCACAGGAAACGACGACAATCGCTAGTAAAAGGAATACTATATTTTTTTTCATTATTTCAATATAACTCGCTAATTTACTTTTTATTATCAGCAGTTTGATGATTTTGTAAAAATAATAAAATTTTATTTTGAAAAAAGTTATAATTCCTTCAAAATTTTATAAACTAAATGCGTTGGAAGTCCCATGATGGTATAAAAACTTCCGGTTATTTTTTTAATTTTTGCCATTCCCAGCCATTCCTGGATGCCATAACTTCCTGCTTTATCGAATGGTTTGTAGTTTTTAATATAAAAATCGATTTCTTCATCAGAAATTTCATCAAATTCTACATCGGCAACATCCGTTTCTGTGATGGTTTTATCTAAAGTTTTAATCGTAATTCCCGTGTAAACCTGATGTGTTTTTCCAGATAACGATTGAAGCATTTCTTTTGCCTCCATTTCATCTTTTGGTTTTCCAAGAAACTGATTTTCATTTGCAACGACTGTATCTGCAGTCAATAAAACTTCATCTTTTTGCAGATTTCTAAATGCATTTGCTTTTAATTCAGACAAATAAGCTGCAGAGTCTTCTATTTTTACATTTTCGGGTAAAATTTCTTCACAGTCAATTTTTACCACTTCAAAATCAAAACCTAAGTTTGACAGTAATTCTTTCCTTCTCGGAGATTGTGATGCTAAAAGTATTTTCATCAGTATTTAATAAATAATAAACAATTAATGGTCAATGATATGTTATATTTCATGAGAATAGATGTTTGATTGTAAGTCTTTTATCTATTTTCTTTCATCTCCTTATACAGATTGCGTATTATCATCATGCCATTTTCCCTGAACTTTCATCACCTGCTCAATCACATCACGCACTGCTCCACTTCCTCCTTTTACTTGAGAAATATAGTCTGCAATTCCTTTGATTTCGGGAACGGCATTTTCAGGACACGTGGCAATTGCTGAATTTTGCATCATATGAAAATCCGGAACATCATCCCCCATCGTCAGAATTTCTTCGTTTTTAAGATTATATTTAGCTTTAAAATCTTCATAATCAACCATTTTATCATGAGACTTTGCATAGTAATCCTGTATTCCCAAATAGTTGATTCTATGTCTTACCATTTCGTCATTTCCTCCGGTAATTACTCCAATCAGATAATCGTTTTTTAAAGCTTTTACAACAGCATAACCATCCAAAACATTCATTACTCTGCTCATACTTCCACCGGGCATTAAATAGACACTTCCGTCTGTGAATACGCCGTCTACATCAAATACAAATGCTTTTATATCTTTTAATTTTTCTTTATAACTCATTTTAATTAATGATTGATAAATGATAATTGATGAATGATAAAAAATCAAATCAATCTCATTCTTAATCGCTTTTTATTTTTATTAATAATTTTTATTTTAATCGAGATTGTATGTAAGTCTTACTGTAATTCTCGCTGATTTTTCTTTACTGGAAGTATCAAAATTTCCGCCATAGCTATCTTCATCAGTAGAACCCTTTGCTGTAATCTGGAAAACGCCCATCGAAGCATCTTTCAATTTCCCCAAATCCCCGTCTGCGCTTTTTACAATTTTTTCAGCTCTTTGTTTGGCATCTTTTGAGCCTGCTTCTATCAAACTGTGTTTTAACGAAGCAAGGTCAGAATAAGTATATTGGGCTGAAGATGGCTCAAACTGTACTCCACTATTGATAAGTTCAGCAGTTTTATCAATCACACTTTCGATTTTTTTCATCAAAACCGGATTCTTTTTAGCTCTGAAAAATACACTCTGAGTTGCTTTATATCCATCAAAAATGTCTTCAGATTTTTCAGATCCGTCTGCTTCTTTTGTCGTTACTGTTCGGTAAGACCTTGAAAAATTAACGCCACCAAAAGCAAATTCTCCTGCTTTGAAACTTTTGCTGTAGAAAAAAGCCTTTACTTTTTCTTTGTCTTGCGAAATCAGATTGTAAGCTTCTTTTGCATCCATTGCACTGGCGTCGAAACTTCCGCCCCAACTTATTTCGTCTGAAATAAAATCTTTAGAACCAAGACCTGTAACGGATATTGTGTCTTGTTTTAAATTTCTGTTTTTAAAACTTGAGCCTAATACAAAAGCTGTAATAACGATTGCTGCTCCGATGATGAGGGAACGGATAATGTTTGTATTCATTTTTTTGGTTTTCCTCAAAGTTAAAAATTTATGGCAATTGATACATTTTTTTAATAGAATGATTCATCGTTTTATAAATTTCAAGACTTTCATCTTTTAATAACTGCTCATGCAATTCTAAAACTCTTTTGTCATTTCTTACAGCGGGTCCTGTTTGTGCTGATTTTGGATCTATTTCATCAATTTTCTGAACAGTTTCATTAATCAAAGGGAAAAAATATTCAAAAGGAATTTCCTGCGCATCCGAAATTTCTTTGGCTCTTGCAAAAAGATGATTCACAAAATTGCAGGCAAAAACGGCGGTTAGGTGAATGTATTTTCTCTTTTCATGAGTACTTTCCATTACATTATCTGAAATTTTAGAAGCTAATTCAGTTAAGATTTTTTGGTCTTCTTCGTTTTCAGTCTCAATAAAAAAAGGAATTTTTTTATAATCTAAATTTTTAGTTTTAGAGAAAGTCTGTAAAGGATAAAAGCTCGATTTTCTGTACTCCCCTACCAAAATTTCTTTAGGAAGTGACCCGGAAGTATGGGCAACAAGACAATCTTTTTTAGTAATTAATTTAGAAACGGTTTCTATGGAGCCGTCACTTACACAAAGTATGTATAAATCAGCATCAACTATATCTTTAGTTGAGTGTTGAATCTTTAATTCTTCCGATATTTTATTCAATTCTTGCTCATTTCTTCCAAAAATTTGGGCTATAGAAATACCATTTTTAATGAAAGCTTTTGCCAAATGATAGGCCACATTCCCGGAACCGATAATAACTGTTTGCATAAAACAAAGATAAGATTTTTAGTTTTGGATGGAAAGTTGAATGATAACGGATGTTTTCGAATAAATAGTATTGCTATAAATTTTAAAAGTTAATATATTGGACTCAAAATTGAATAAGTAATTTAACTTTTAGATATTTTTGTAATCCAAAACAATGAAAGCATCTTATGAAGATTAAAGACGCAGAAATTATTGCGCTGATGCAAAACCCACGAACACTTGAGAAAGGTATTCGCGTGTTGATGGATGCTTATCAGAGTAGATTATATTGGCATATCAGACGTATTATTGTAGATGGAGATCTCGCTCAGGATACTTTGCAGGAGACATTTATAAAAGCTTACCAAAATTTTCATCAGTTCAAAAATGACAGTCAGTTATATACTTGGCTGTATAGAATTGCCACTAATGAAGCATTACAACAGATTAATAAACTGAAAAAAATGCAGAAAACTGATGAAGATCCGGAATATTATATGCAGAATCTGGTTGCCGATAATACACACAGTGATGCTGAAGAAATACAGGTTTTTTTGCAAAGAGCTATACAGAGTCTGCCTGAAAAACAGAAACTGGTATTTATGATGCGGTATTATGATGATTTACCTTACGAAGAAATATCAAAAATAGTTGATATGTCGGTAGGAACTTTAAAAACAAATTATCATTACGCCAAACAGAAAATAGAAGAATATATCAAAGAGAATTACGAGAGATAATTTTTGAGAACCAACCACATGAAAGATTTTGATCTAAATAATTTAGAACGCAAAAACATTTACAAAGTTCCTGAGGATATTTTTGAAAATATTCAGGAAAAAGTGTTGAGTGGAGTTAAAGATTTTGATCTGGAGAGTTTAGAACGTAAAAATATTTACAAAGTTCCTGAGAATATGTTTGAAAGCATTCAGGCTAAGGTGTTGAACGAAGTAAATGATTTTAATCTAGATAATTTAGAACGCCAAAACATTTACGCAGTACCGGAGAATATGTTTGAAAATATTCAGAGTAGGGTGATGGGTGAAATAAAAGCAGTGCGAAAAGCTCCGATTTTCAAAATGAACTGGGGATATGCCGCTGCAGCATCTTTAGCGCTTATTTTTGGGTCAACTTTTGTTTATAATTTAAATTCAGATTCTTCATCTGATGAAGATTCAGTAACAAATTATGCTGATAACAGAACGGCGCCTAAAAAAGAAAGCCAGTTAGCCTACGAAACTTTAACATCAGATTTAACTTCAGTAGAAAATCCGAATCAAAGAACTGAAAAACAGTTGGATATAAAACCGATCATTTCGCAGGTTGCTAATAATGATTCAGGAAAACAGAATAAAAAAGCAGTAAAAACTGTCAATGAAATCCATATGAACGAATATTTAGAATCACTTAACAATTCGGAAATAGCAGAATTGGCAAACAATTCTAGCCAGGATGTTTATTTAGATTTATATAATTAGAAGAAAGATGAAAAAATTATTATTTACACTTTTTATTATCTCAGGTTTTGGGCTCAGCGCACAAATCAAGGATTATGATTGGAAGAAAATGAACCCCGATCAAAGAAAAGAGGTAATAAACAATCTTTCGCCAGATGAAAGAAAAGCGCTTCTTACGCAATTCAGAAATAATATGGTTGTTGATATGCTGGATGTTGCACCACAGGATAAAGCTGAGTTTACAGCGATGTACAACGAATATTTAGATAATCAAAAACATATAAAAAGCGAGTTTGATTCAAATTTTGATCCCGAAAAACTTTCTGAGGATGAAGCAAAAGTAAAACTGCAGCAAAGTTTTGAAGTAGGGCAAAAATTATTTGATAACAGGAAAAAATATGCAGAAAAAATGCAGACGGTAATCCCTTGTCAAAAGGTTTTGAAGCTTTTTCAATCTGAAGGAATGATGAGAGATAAAATGAATGAAAAAAAACCTCATGGAGGTAAAAAAAGTACTTCAGGAGCAAAGGAAACTCCATAATAGTTTATTTTTTTAATGTTGGACGACCCTTACAATTTATTGTAAGGGTCGTTTGAATTTAATAATTCCTATTTTTGAAAAAAATTAACATTGAAAAAAATATTACAACTAACCTTTGTCCTTTTTGTGTCAATCAATTTTGCTCAAAAAATGATGGTGATTGAACTTAAAGAAAGTATTAAAGATAAAAGAGGGCTTACAAAAGCACTCACTTTTATTGATAAAAGGCAAGATAAAAAAATTGGTATAATAGATGACAAGGGAGAATTTGTAACAATAAAATTTGAAGATGAAGATGTGAAGAACCATGTAGAAAGTTGGTTTTTTAAAGACAATAAAAAGACTGGTAATACAGACATTGTTGTAATTCTAGAAGAATTAAAAGTCTACAACGAGCAGGATCAGGATAAAGAATATCCTTATGCCAAAACCAAAATAAAGATTTCAAGCTTTCTGAAAAGAAATAATAATTATTACTTTATTAATCGTTTTGATAATGTTATTGTTTGCAACCCCAAAAGAGTATCGCACGCACCTAAATATTTGGCTGAGCAAATTTCAGAGATTATCACAGAGTTTATTAAAGGTTCTTATTCTAGTACGATTACCTCTTATGCTATTTCTGAAAGTGATATTGATAATTATAATCAATATTTAAGTAAAAATAATAAAGCTGTCAATAATTCTGAATTAAAAGAGGGGGTTTATACAGACTTTAAAAGTTTTTATAACCAAGAACCTAATGCTGATTATTCTCTTAGAAAAAATAAAAATGGCAATGTGGTAAGATTGATACATAAAGACTTACAAACTTCGTTAGCTGAAATGTTTTGCTATGTAGAAGAGGGAAAAGGTTACAAACTTACACCAGTTGGTTTTGATGAAATGAAAAAAAATGAAAACGGATTTTATATTTACTCTTCAAGAGCAAACCTTTTCACAGAATCAAAAACGGGAGGTGTATTTGTAGGTGCTGTTGCAGGAGGACTTGTAGGTGCAGCTATTGGTGCCGCAATAGATTCTGGTTCAAATCGGAATAGTGGCGCAATAAATGGGACAGGTTTTAAATCTTCTATAGAAGGAATTGTTTATATTGATTCTTTAACAGGAGCTTATGTTTTTGAAAATTAATTTTCTCTCTGTAAAATTAAGAATGATGAATTATCCTTCAAATTGTTATCTTTGCAAATTACAAGATTCTTAAATGAAAAACATACGAAATTTTTGCATAATCGCCCATATCGACCATGGTAAATCTACTTTGGCAGACCGTCTTTTGGAGTACACCAATACTGTGACCCAACGAGAATTACAATCTCAGACGCTTGATGATATGGATTTGGAAAAAGAACGTGGGATTACGATTAAATCTCACGCCATCCAGATGGATTATGAGCTTAATGGCGAAAAATATATATTAAACCTTATCGATACTCCGGGACACGTAGATTTTTCTTACGAAGTTTCCCGTTCAATCGCTGCTTGTGAAGGTGCACTTTTAATTGTTGATGCTGCGCAAAGTATTCAGGCACAAACGATTAGTAATTTGTATCTTGCTTTAGAAAATGATTTGGAAATTATTCCAATCCTTAATAAAATAGATCTTCCATCTGCAAACCCTGAAGAAGTTACCGACGAAATTATGGGACTTATCGGATGTAAATACGAAGATGTTCTTCGTGTTTCCGGAAAAACTGGGGAAGGAGTTCACGATTTGCTTGAGCAAATTGTTGCAAGAGTTCCGCCGCCAGTTGGAGATCCAAACGCACCGCTACAAGCATTAATTTTTGATTCTGTTTACAATCCTTTCAGAGGAATTGAAGCGTATTTCAAAATCGTAAACGGAAGTATTTCTAAAAACGAAAAAATTAAATTTTTCGCTACAGGAAAAGAATATGGTGCTGATGAAGTAGGAACTTTAAAGCTAAAACAAGTTCCAAAGAAAACGATAGAATGTGGTGACGTAGGTTACCTTATTTCAGGAATTAAAGATGCCCGTGAAGTAAAAGTAGGAGATACAATTACCTCTTTTGTAAACCCTGCAGATGGACCAATTGATGGTTTTGAAGAAGTAAAACCAATGGTTTTCGCCGGTATTTATCCTATTGAATCTGAAGATTTTGAAGAATTGAGATTCTCATTAGAAAAATTAAGACTAAATGATGCCTCTTTGGTTTTCGAACCGGAGAGTTCTGCAGCATTAGGTTTTGGTTTCCGTTGCGGATTCTTAGGAATGCTTCACATGGAAATCGTTCAGGAACGTTTGGAGAGAGAATTCAATATGAACGTTATTACGACGGTACCCAACGTTTCTTACCATGGATATTCTAAAAAAGATCCTGAAACGACCATCTTAATCAATAACCCATCTGAAATGATTGATCCCAATCTTTTGGATAGAGTAGAGGAGCCCTATATTAAAGCTTCTATCATTACAAAGTCTGATTTTGTAGGACCTGTAATGACGCTTTGTATCGAAAAAAGAGGTGAAATTGTTAACCAAAGTTATCTGACTGCAGATAGAGTAGAACTGACATTCAATATGCCATTGGCAGAAGTTGTTTTCGATTTTTATGACCGTTTGAAATCTATTTCCAAAGGATATGCTTCATTCGATTATTCACCAATCGGAATGCGTGCTTCTAAATTGGTAAAAATGGATATCCTGATTAATGGAGATATGGTAGACGCTTTGTCTTCATTGATTCACGATTCTAATGCTTATTACATCGGTAAAAAGATGTGTGAAAAACTTCGTGAGCTAATTCCTAGACAACAGTTTGATATTGCTGTTCAGGCTGCTTTGGGAGCGAAAGTTATTGCAAGAGAAACCATTAAAGCTTTAAGAAAAGACGTTACCGCAAAATGTTACGGTGGAGATATTTCGAGAAAGAGAAAACTTCTTGAAAAGCAGAAAGAAGGTAAGAAAAAGATGAAGCAGATTGGTAGAGTAGAAGTACCACAATCCGCATTTATGGCTGTTTTGAAACTGAATGATTAAAAAAGATAATAAAGAAAAACTTTGGTATAATTATTTTATTAACTTTGATAAAAATAATGAATTATGTATCTAGCACAAATTGACTCAAAACAAAGTCAGGCTCCTTTTTATATAAATATTTTGTCTGACATTATTAACGGTGATACTGAGTATAAAGAGCAAATGGATACTGCGATCAAGGAAGCAGCATTAATTTTGGCAAATAAAAAAGATATTTATTCAGCAGAAAGGCAACATTATTTTTTGATTACTTCATTATTAATGCATTATAAAGATGAACTTTCCAGTATTAACCAAGAAATTAATAATTCTGTTTATAAGGAGATAATAGAATTACTAAATAAAAATTACTGTTATGATTGTTAAAGCAATTGAGCTACAATTGTTGCAACTGGAAGGTGTTTTTTCAAAAAGTAAAGGAAATATTTACTCAGATAAAAAGAAAGAAAAATATTTTGAAGATTTGTATTTACTATTTGATGCAATTAAAAAAGCTGATATAGAAAAATACGATTATAATTTGCAAGGAATTCATTACCAAATTTTAAACTATATTTTCGGTGCGTTAGAATTTTTAGATAATAGTACTTTAAATCTTATTCCTTTTGAAACTGTATTTTGTTTAGAAAAAGTTTTAGATGAATGGATTTCCGATGATAATTTTATTATTGCAACATCATTGTCCAATAGAAATTTAGATTTTTACTTCATGGGTGAAAATGTTGAATTTTTCAAGTTAATGAATGATACAATTGAAAAATTATATGGTCTAAAAATTTCAAAAAGACTAATAAAAATTGTTTTACCTCGTGTTCTTTCTAGGGATTATCTATCAATAGTGGTTCTTTATCACGAACTAGGACATTTTATCGACATTGAATTAAATATTAGTCAAAATATATTTTTCAAAAAATTTGGTTTCAAGTCTAGTTATAGCAATACTGAAATACAAGAGCATCATCATACTATGGAATATTTTGCAGATGTTTTTGCTTCGCAATATATAAATGATGCTTCTAATTTATTTTTAAATTACATTTCGGCTGGTACACTTGATTCTACAACACATCCTGCTACTAAAAAAAGAGTGGAATTTGTTGATAAATTTTTGAACGGAGAAAAAATAGGTTTAATTGATGAGTTTAATTTAGTTTTGGCCGCTCAGTCAAAGCAACAAATTGAAATTAGACATAGCGTTTTTGATGCAGATAGTTCTGATTTTAATGAATTTATACCGCAGCAAATTAATTCTGAAAATGAATTACATTCAGTTTTTAAGCTTGGCTGGGATTTTTGGAATAATTCAGAGACAAACACACTTAATAAAGTTCCAAAAAAACAAAGATATAACATAATAAATAACTTAGTTGAAAAGTCTATTTCTAATTATATAGTAGTATCTAAATGGCAAAATCTTTAATTTATGAGTCTTATTGTTAAAGAAGAATTGAAAAAGCTTTTAGAAAATAGAGAATTAATTATTACTCCAATTTTAGAGGAAAAGCAATTTGGAGAAATTAGTTTTGATTTTAGAATTGGAACTGATTTTTTAACACAACATCAAGGAAGAAATGCTTTTATTGATACAACAAAAAATAATAATATAACTAGATCAATTAAAAGTAGTTACACTGAAACTAGAAGAAAATTAGGAGAAGAATTTTTGATTCACCCATCACAGCCAACATTGTTTTCAACTCTTGAATATGTTAAACTACCCAAAAATATTTATGCTGTCCTAAACCTAAGAAGTTCTTATAGTAGATTAGGACTATCAATATCTACGATAGTTCAGCCAGGATATTGTGGATGTTTATCAGTTGAAATTGTTAATTCTGGTAATACAAGTCTCAATATTTTAACAGGAACTAGGTTTTTACAAGCAAGATTTTTTAAAATCTCTGAGAATACAGAATACTTCAGCTCTGAACGAAAATATGCATGTCAAGTTAGACCAGTTTCTTCCAAAGCTAATGAAGATGAGGATTTGGAAAAATTAATAGGGATGAATATTTAAAATTACGCAAAATGGAAAAGTAGTTGAGATGCTACAAAAGTATTCATGAAATTATTAAAACTTAACTACTAACCAAGCTAAAAAATATCAAAAAATCCGCAGAAATTTTGAGGTCACTGAAAAAGTCTTTTAGGATTAAAAATATGAGCGAAAACATTTTTGTTTTCGCTCTTTTTTGTATCTTAAAGTAATATTTTAAGTGCAAAGCGTATGTTATTACAGCAAGAAAAACTTCCATTGAGTTCGTATTCCGGATTGTATGATTTAATCGTTCCCAAGGAAAATCTTCTTCGTAAAATTAATGAGTTGATTGATTTTTCTTTCATCTATGAAGAGCTTTTGAGCAAGTACTGCCTGAGCAACGGGCGTAATGCAGAAAGCCCGGTACGAATGTTCAAATACCTGCTTTTGAAAAGTATTTATACCGTTTCTGATGTAGACGTGGTGGAACGTTCGCAGTATGACATGTCCTTTAAATATTTTTTGGAAATGACTCCCGAAGAGGAAGTTATTCATCCCAGTTCGCTTACAAAATTCAGAAAACTGCGTTTGAAAGATACAGATTTGCTGAATATACTGATTGGCAAAACCGTAACGATTGCCATTGAAAAAGGAATCATCAAATCCAAATCAATTATTGTAGATGCTACGCATACTTTGTCGAGAAGCAACCCTTTTTCGACAATCGAAGTATTGCGGGAACGCTCCAAGCTGCTTCGGAAAACCGTTTATCAGTTTGATGAAGAATTTAAAACGACAATGCCTTCCAAAAACAGCGACAACGATGTAAGCAAGGAATTGGATTATTGCAGAGAACTCGAAAAACGCATTGAAAACGAGCCCTCTCTCTGTGAGATTCCTGCCGTAAAGGAGAAGCTGAACCTTCTGAAAGAAATGATGGAGGACACAGGTGAGCAACTGGTTTTTTCAAAAGACAACGATGCCAAAACGGGTCACAAATCTGCAGAGAGTTCATTTTTCGGATACAAAACTCATCTGGCGATGAGCGAAGAGCGAATAATCACGGCAGCGGTGGTAACTTCGGGAGAAAAAGGCGATGGTCCGGAGCTTCCCAAACTATTGAAGATAAGCCAGGATAACGGGATGGAAGTAGATGCCATCATCGGCGATGGTGCTTACAGCGGAAAAGAAAATCTGAAAATTGCAGACCAGCAAAATATTAAGGTAGTAGCTAAGCTCAATCCCTCCATTACCCAAGGTTTTAGAAAAGACGAAGATATATTTGACTACAATAAAGATGCTGACCGTTTTGTT is drawn from Chryseobacterium muglaense and contains these coding sequences:
- a CDS encoding Maf family protein, with protein sequence MKILLASQSPRRKELLSNLGFDFEVVKIDCEEILPENVKIEDSAAYLSELKANAFRNLQKDEVLLTADTVVANENQFLGKPKDEMEAKEMLQSLSGKTHQVYTGITIKTLDKTITETDVADVEFDEISDEEIDFYIKNYKPFDKAGSYGIQEWLGMAKIKKITGSFYTIMGLPTHLVYKILKEL
- a CDS encoding KdsC family phosphatase — protein: MSYKEKLKDIKAFVFDVDGVFTDGSVYLMPGGSMSRVMNVLDGYAVVKALKNDYLIGVITGGNDEMVRHRINYLGIQDYYAKSHDKMVDYEDFKAKYNLKNEEILTMGDDVPDFHMMQNSAIATCPENAVPEIKGIADYISQVKGGSGAVRDVIEQVMKVQGKWHDDNTQSV
- a CDS encoding SIMPL domain-containing protein: MNTNIIRSLIIGAAIVITAFVLGSSFKNRNLKQDTISVTGLGSKDFISDEISWGGSFDASAMDAKEAYNLISQDKEKVKAFFYSKSFKAGEFAFGGVNFSRSYRTVTTKEADGSEKSEDIFDGYKATQSVFFRAKKNPVLMKKIESVIDKTAELINSGVQFEPSSAQYTYSDLASLKHSLIEAGSKDAKQRAEKIVKSADGDLGKLKDASMGVFQITAKGSTDEDSYGGNFDTSSKEKSARITVRLTYNLD
- a CDS encoding Rossmann-like and DUF2520 domain-containing protein, which gives rise to MQTVIIGSGNVAYHLAKAFIKNGISIAQIFGRNEQELNKISEELKIQHSTKDIVDADLYILCVSDGSIETVSKLITKKDCLVAHTSGSLPKEILVGEYRKSSFYPLQTFSKTKNLDYKKIPFFIETENEEDQKILTELASKISDNVMESTHEKRKYIHLTAVFACNFVNHLFARAKEISDAQEIPFEYFFPLINETVQKIDEIDPKSAQTGPAVRNDKRVLELHEQLLKDESLEIYKTMNHSIKKMYQLP
- a CDS encoding RNA polymerase sigma factor, whose translation is MKIKDAEIIALMQNPRTLEKGIRVLMDAYQSRLYWHIRRIIVDGDLAQDTLQETFIKAYQNFHQFKNDSQLYTWLYRIATNEALQQINKLKKMQKTDEDPEYYMQNLVADNTHSDAEEIQVFLQRAIQSLPEKQKLVFMMRYYDDLPYEEISKIVDMSVGTLKTNYHYAKQKIEEYIKENYER
- the lepA gene encoding translation elongation factor 4 translates to MKNIRNFCIIAHIDHGKSTLADRLLEYTNTVTQRELQSQTLDDMDLEKERGITIKSHAIQMDYELNGEKYILNLIDTPGHVDFSYEVSRSIAACEGALLIVDAAQSIQAQTISNLYLALENDLEIIPILNKIDLPSANPEEVTDEIMGLIGCKYEDVLRVSGKTGEGVHDLLEQIVARVPPPVGDPNAPLQALIFDSVYNPFRGIEAYFKIVNGSISKNEKIKFFATGKEYGADEVGTLKLKQVPKKTIECGDVGYLISGIKDAREVKVGDTITSFVNPADGPIDGFEEVKPMVFAGIYPIESEDFEELRFSLEKLRLNDASLVFEPESSAALGFGFRCGFLGMLHMEIVQERLEREFNMNVITTVPNVSYHGYSKKDPETTILINNPSEMIDPNLLDRVEEPYIKASIITKSDFVGPVMTLCIEKRGEIVNQSYLTADRVELTFNMPLAEVVFDFYDRLKSISKGYASFDYSPIGMRASKLVKMDILINGDMVDALSSLIHDSNAYYIGKKMCEKLRELIPRQQFDIAVQAALGAKVIARETIKALRKDVTAKCYGGDISRKRKLLEKQKEGKKKMKQIGRVEVPQSAFMAVLKLND
- the dcd gene encoding dCTP deaminase — protein: MSLIVKEELKKLLENRELIITPILEEKQFGEISFDFRIGTDFLTQHQGRNAFIDTTKNNNITRSIKSSYTETRRKLGEEFLIHPSQPTLFSTLEYVKLPKNIYAVLNLRSSYSRLGLSISTIVQPGYCGCLSVEIVNSGNTSLNILTGTRFLQARFFKISENTEYFSSERKYACQVRPVSSKANEDEDLEKLIGMNI
- a CDS encoding IS1182 family transposase → MLLQQEKLPLSSYSGLYDLIVPKENLLRKINELIDFSFIYEELLSKYCLSNGRNAESPVRMFKYLLLKSIYTVSDVDVVERSQYDMSFKYFLEMTPEEEVIHPSSLTKFRKLRLKDTDLLNILIGKTVTIAIEKGIIKSKSIIVDATHTLSRSNPFSTIEVLRERSKLLRKTVYQFDEEFKTTMPSKNSDNDVSKELDYCRELEKRIENEPSLCEIPAVKEKLNLLKEMMEDTGEQLVFSKDNDAKTGHKSAESSFFGYKTHLAMSEERIITAAVVTSGEKGDGPELPKLLKISQDNGMEVDAIIGDGAYSGKENLKIADQQNIKVVAKLNPSITQGFRKDEDIFDYNKDADRFVCPAGHLAIRKARQNKKNIGKNQVDTYYFDVEKCRVCPLKEGCYKEGAKSKTYSVSIKSELHQDQMAFQESDYYKEKSKHRYKIEAKNSELKNVHGYNRAIAYGIENMQMQGAMAIFAVNLKRILKLI